The segment CAATTACTGCATGTCTGCTTTTATGAAAAATAATCACTTCTTTTTGGTGAGTATTTTTACTCTTCTCAAATAAAATAACACCCTGAACTAACAAAATTGACATTAGAAAATAAACAAGTTTTCTAGCTTTTTGGTTGATAAAAAACTGCACTCCTAAAAGAATAAAAAGGTACCATGAAATCATCATCAAAAAAGAAATAGAAATTTCTTTTAACAGGAATTCTTCTTGAAGAGAAATCCAACTTACAAAACGATTCATCAAAGAAATAACAGCTCCATAAAAAGTTGCAAAAAATTGTGGCAGCAAATTAAAAAGCGATAAAACAATTACAAAAACACCGCCAATTAAAATGAATCCTAAAAATGGAATTATCACCAAATTTGAAGCAATAAAAAGTCCCGGAAATTGATGAAAATAATAAATACTAAGAGGTAATATTCCTACTTGAGCAGCAATTGAAACTGTAAATAATTGCCAAAACTTATCAATAATTTTAAATTTTGGTTTCCAAACTTCATACAACTTTGGTTGCACCCAAATAATACCAAAAACTGCCAGGTAACTTAGCTGAAACCCAACATCAAATAAAAACATTGGTTTTACAATCAATAAAAAAAACATTGAAGCAATTAAAGAAAAGGCAACCACATTTTTTCTTTGAAATGATTGTCCAAACGCTAAAAAAGTAAACATGGTAACGGCCCTTACTACAGATGCAGAAAGGCCGGCTATAAATGCAAACATCCATAATAACAAAACAATTAATATCGTTTTTAGAACCTTGCCTTTTTTTAATCTTTCTAATGGTTTAAATAGCTGAGTTAAAATGAGTAATATGATTCCTACATGTAAACCAGAAACTGCCAAAATATGAATTGCTCCTGCTCTTTGGTAATCCGTTATTAGTTCTTTAGATATGTCTTGTCTTTGCCCTAATAATAAAGCGTTAATTACGGCTAATTCGTCTTTTTTAAAGTGATATTCCTTAAGTGATTCTTGAATTAAACTTCTAAGTCTTGCTGACAAACCCACCA is part of the Polaribacter sp. SA4-10 genome and harbors:
- a CDS encoding ComEC/Rec2 family competence protein, giving the protein MKRLLNYLPLHFVVLMIVGIIVQFQTQFWKFGFFTISILSTFLVVLFLLIKNRKFTTVISLVLFFFVGVFSVFLNDDRNYNTYYNNYLENNSSVIFMVKKVLKPGFYYDKYEVDVTQVNARKSIGTVLLNIQKDSLSAKLKVDDRISAKPLFEELTPPLNPGQFDYKFYLSKQGIHHQILLENNQFLKLETSSASLVGLSARLRSLIQESLKEYHFKKDELAVINALLLGQRQDISKELITDYQRAGAIHILAVSGLHVGIILLILTQLFKPLERLKKGKVLKTILIVLLLWMFAFIAGLSASVVRAVTMFTFLAFGQSFQRKNVVAFSLIASMFFLLIVKPMFLFDVGFQLSYLAVFGIIWVQPKLYEVWKPKFKIIDKFWQLFTVSIAAQVGILPLSIYYFHQFPGLFIASNLVIIPFLGFILIGGVFVIVLSLFNLLPQFFATFYGAVISLMNRFVSWISLQEEFLLKEISISFLMMISWYLFILLGVQFFINQKARKLVYFLMSILLVQGVILFEKSKNTHQKEVIIFHKSRHAVIGKRVGGKLFLQHDLDSLNFINDSSLKSYRIEEVNEVKQTDFNHLLQFYSTTILLIDSLGSYQLKGLQKPIVVLQYSPKINLKRMIKLLKPTQIIADGSNYKSSVLRWKITCREENVPFHYTGQNGAFIIEK